Proteins from a genomic interval of Schistocerca piceifrons isolate TAMUIC-IGC-003096 chromosome 3, iqSchPice1.1, whole genome shotgun sequence:
- the LOC124789907 gene encoding cuticle protein 18.7-like, with protein sequence MKVLVLVCALVCYAAARPGYLGLGLPYGLSYGVPGAVSAAGLPADTPEVAAAKSRILAIQAAEAARNAQGVPVVPAPAAAPGAGLAAYGPANIVIGPGGVPLDTPEVRQSLPTPVKQKPKRTQM encoded by the exons aTGAAGGTCCTG GTGCTAGTGTGCGCTCTGGTGTGCTACGCCGCGGCCAGACCCGGCTACCTAGGCTTGGGGCTGCCCTACGGCCTTTCCTACGGCGTCCCCGGCGCCGTGTCCGCCGCGGGGCTACCTGCCGACACGCCGGAGGTGGCGGCTGCCAAATCGCGCATCCTGGCCATCCAGGCTGCCGAGGCGGCGCGCAACGCCCAGGGAGTCCCCGTAGTTCCGGCGCCCGCCGCTGCACCCGGCGCCGGTCTCGCAGCCTACGGGCCGGCCAACATCGTCATTGGACCTGGTGGCGTTCCCCTGGACACCCCTGAGGTAAGACAATCGCTCCCGACTCCAGTTAAGCAGAAACCAAAACGAACACAGATGTGA